One segment of Hydrogenothermus marinus DNA contains the following:
- a CDS encoding YqaA family protein, which translates to MFETLKSFAEEIVADYGYIGIFLVAFTESIIQPVPPDPFITGGTAFGLNVITAAIIAAIGSVLGGIVGYFLGKFLGEPFVKKFVKEKHYEKGELLFRKYGIWAVIIAGITPIPFKVICWLAGIFEMPLGGFILGAFLGRFPRFLAMAFLGQYLGHL; encoded by the coding sequence ATGTTTGAAACCTTAAAATCTTTTGCAGAGGAAATTGTTGCTGATTATGGATATATTGGTATTTTCTTAGTAGCATTTACAGAAAGTATAATCCAGCCTGTGCCTCCTGACCCATTTATTACAGGAGGTACTGCTTTTGGTTTAAATGTAATTACAGCAGCAATAATAGCCGCAATTGGTAGTGTTTTAGGTGGAATAGTTGGATATTTTTTAGGAAAATTTTTAGGAGAACCTTTTGTAAAAAAGTTTGTTAAAGAAAAACATTATGAAAAAGGTGAACTACTTTTTAGAAAGTATGGAATATGGGCAGTAATAATAGCAGGAATAACACCTATTCCTTTTAAAGTTATATGCTGGCTTGCTGGTATATTTGAGATGCCCTTAGGTGGATTTATATTAGGAGCATTCTTAGGAAGATTTCCTCGCTTTTTAGCAATGGCTTTTTTAGGACAATATTTAGGACATCTTTAA